Genomic window (Nitrosophilus kaiyonis):
CAAGAGGTTGTTTCTAAAGAGTATGATATAGGATTTACCGTAGATATCGAAGAAGAAACTGCGCCTCCAGGATTGAATGAGGATATTATTGTTTTTTTATCAAAGAAAAAGGGTGAGCCAGATTGGATGACCAATATGAGGCTTCAAGCTTATCATATATGGCAAAAGATGGAAGAGCCTCACTGGGCACATTTAAAATATGAGCCAATCGATTATCAATCGATTAGCTATTATGCAGCTCCAAAGAAAAAGCCAAAAAGTTTAGATGAGGTAGACCCTGAAATTTTAAGAGCTTATGAAAAACTTGGAATACCTTTAGAAGAGCAAAAAGCTTTAGCTGGGGTTGCAGTTGATGCAGTTTTTGATAGTGTAAGTGTTGCTACAACTTTTAAAGAAAAACTTCATGAAATGGGAATAATCTTTTGCTCAATAAGTGAGGCTATAAGAGATTATCCAGAACTTGTACAAAAATATATGTTTAGTGTTGTTCCAATGAGTGATAACTTTTTTGCTGCGCTAAATTCTGCTGTTTTTACAGATGGGACTTTCGTATATATTCCAAAGGGAGTTAGATGTCCATTGGAGCTTTCTACATATTTTAGGATAAATGCGCAAAATACAGGTCAGTTTGAAAGAACATTAATCATTGCAGATGAGGGAAGTTATGTAAGCTATAATGAAGGATGTTCAGCTCCAATGAGAGATGAAAATCAGCTTCATGCAGCTGTTGTTGAATTAATCGCTTTAGATAATGCTGAGATTAAATATTCAACTATTCAAAACTGGTATCCAGGAGATGAAGAGGGTCGTGGAGGAATATATAACTTTGTTACAAAAAGAGGCTTGTGTGCTGGTAAAAACTCTAAAATCTCTTGGACTCAAGTAGAGACTGGCTCAGCTATTACATGGAAATATCCAAGCTGTGTTTTAAAAGGAGATAACTCTGTTGGAGAGTTTTATTCAGTAGCAATTACAACTAAAGCTCAACAAGCAGATACTGGAACAAAGATGATACATATTGGAAAAAATACCTCTTCAACAATTATCTCTAAAGGTATTTCAGCAATGAAGGGGCAAAATAGCTATAGAGGTCTTGTAAAGATTCAATCAAGTGCTCAAAATGCAAGAAATTATAGTGAGTGTGATTCTTTATTGATAGGAGATAGATGTGGTGCTCATACTTTTCCATATCTTGAGTCAAAAAATGCATCTGCTACTATAGAGCATGAGGCAACAACATCAAAAATAAGTGATGAACAACTGTTCTATTTAAGACAAAGAGGTATCAGTGAAGAGGATGCTGTAAGTATGATAGTTCATGGATTTTGTAAAGAGGTTTTGGCAAATCTTCCTATGGAGTTTGCAGCTGAAGCAAAAGATCTATTAAATTTAACTTTAGAAGGAAGTGTAGGATGATAATGATGGAGATAAAAAATTTACATGCAAAAATAGGTGAAAAAGAGATTTTAAAAGGGGTAAACTTAGAGCTTCAAAAAGGAAAAGTTCATACCATTATGGGGCCAAACGGGGCCGGTAAATCAACTCTTTCAAAAACGATAGTAGGCCATTATGATGTTGAGGTAACTAATGGAGATATTATTTATAAAGGTGAGAGTATATTGGATTTAACACCAGAAGAGAGAGCTCTAAGAGGGATATTTATGAGCTTTCAAAACCCTGTTGAGGTTCCAGGTGTAACAAATGCATACTTTTTAAGAACAGCTGTTAATGCAAAAAGAGAATATGAAGGAAAAGAGCCTTTAAATCCAGCTGAGTTTTTAAAGATGGCAAGAGAGTATGCAAAACTTCTTGGAATGAAACCAGAGATGTTAAATAGAAGTTTAAATGAGGGATTTAGTGGTGGCGAGAAAAAAAGAAATGAAATTTTACAGATGCTAATGCTTGATCCTGATTTAATAATTTTGGATGAGATCGATTCTGGACTTGATATAGATGCGCTTAAAGCTGTTAGTGAAGGGATAAATAAAATAAAAGGGCCAGATAAGACATTTTTAATTATTACTCACTATTCAAGAATCCTTGATTATGTTGAGCCAGATTTTGTTCATGTAATGATGGATGGAAAAGTTGTAAAAACTGGAGACTTCTCACTTGTAAAAGAGCTTGAAAAAGAGGGATATAAGATTATAGAGGAAGCAAAATGAAAGTAGCTCTATCAAAAATGGATATAGGCTCTATTTTAGATTTATCAAATAAAGAAAAAACAAAAACCACATCAGCTGTTGCTCTTAGCTCTTTAGGAGTCAATTTTAAAAAGAGTGAACATTATAGATATTTTAATCTTTTTTATCTATTATCAAATGAATTTGAGATTTATTCTCCTATAACATCTACAATAAAAGAGGGAGATTTAATTATAGAAGATGGAGCTATAGTTAGTGCTCCAAAAGATTTAAAAGTTAATATTGTAGATGAGATTGATATATGCAAAAACCATTTTGATCAGATTTATTATATAAATCATCTATTAAGTCAAAAAATTATAAAGATTGATGTTGATAAAGATATGGTTTTAAATCTAAAACATATATTTTTACAAAATGAAAAACTTTTGCCATATAGAATAAATTTAAATATAAAAAATGGTGCAAAAGTTACACTTTATGAAGATTTTGAAGACAGACTAAACAGTGGTCTTATATTTTATGGATGGGATATAAATATAGAAGATAAAAGTTATTTAGAATTTATCAGAGTTCAAGATGAGTTTGAAAAAAGTTATAATATGGTTGCTTCACATTTTATCAACGTAGAAGATGAGGCAAAATTTGATATAAAAAGTTTTGATATAGGCGAAGGTAAAATCTGTCACAATTTAAAAATTGATATCCATAAAGACTCAATCTGTGATGCAAAACATCTTGTCTATACAGATAATAATGCAATTAGAGCAAACAATATAAAAATTTCTCATATAAAAGAAAATGCAAAAACTAACCAAGAGGCAAGACATGTATTAAAAGATAGATCTACTGCTATTTTTGATGCTTTGATTAAAGTAGAAACAAAAGCAAAAGGTGCAATTGCACATCAAAACAATAAATCGATTTTATTAAACGATAAAGCATATATGGTATCAAAGCCTCAGCTTGAAATTTATATAGATGAACTTGAAGCAAGCCATGGTTCAACTACGGGCCAAATAGATCCTGAAGAGCTTTTTTATATTAGAGCAAGAGGGATAAGAGAAAATGAGGCAAGAAAAATGATAGTTCTTGGATTTATGAAAGAGGTTATTAATAGTATTAAAGATGAAAAAAAACAGAATGAAATTTATAAAAGATTTGAAGAGATTTATAATAGAGACACAAAATAGTGCTAAGTATTAAGAATTAAGATTTAAGAATTTTTCTTTATTACTTAATGCTTAGCACTTAACTCTTAATATTGATTATTAAAGGATAAATAATGCAAAAGAGTATGGATGAAGTATTAAATGAGATAAAAGAGGATTTTGAGCTGCTTGGTGATCCTGATGCAATAGTTGAGTATATTTTAGAGCTTGGTAAACAAAATGAAATGACTTTAAAACCAGAAGAGAAAAATGAACAAACGTTAATAAAAGGATGCTCTTCTCCTGCTTGGATGATTGAAGAGTGCAAAGATGGAAAAGTGCATTTTAGAGTTGAAGGAAGTTCATCATTAGCAAAAGGGATGATCCCGCTTTTATTAAAGATTTTTAATGATAGAACACCTGATGAGATATTAAATTTTGATCCAAAAAAGCTATTTGAGCTTGGATTTGATAAAATTTTAAGTCCAACGAGACTTCAGAGTATGGAAGCTTTTTTAAATAGAATATATGCTTTTGCTAAAAAGTGTAAAGAGAAAAGTCATTAGTCATTGGACATTAGTCATTAGTAAAAATTGGTAATAGTAGGTAGATTAAGGTTGAAGGTTGAAGTGTGTGAAGCAAGCGAAGATTTTCGGTTAGTTTTGAGGAAAAAGGATGAAGGGAGAAGGTAGAAGGAAAAGTAAATTCCAAATTCCAGTCACAATTTACTGATTACTCATCACTCATTACTAATCACTATATTATAAGGAGTAGCATTGGATTTAAAAAAGATTAAAGAGCAGATTATTGAAGAGTTAAAAAAGATATATGACCCTGAAATACCAGTTAATATATATGATTTAGGTCTTATATATGATATTGATTGCAAAGAGGGTGATCATGGAGCAAAATGTAAAATAGATATGACTCTAACAAGTGCTTTTTGTCCTGCTGCAGAATCAATTGTAGAGCTTGTAAAAAATATTAAAAACAAAGTTGAAGGTATTGAAGATTTAGAAGTAAATTTGGTATTTAATCCACCTTGGGATAAATCAAAAATGAGTGATGAAGCTAAACTTCAACTTGGAATGCTTTAACCCAAATTTTGCAATATAATTCATTATATTAACACTTATCATTGAGTTTATAAACTTTAAAAAATTTTTTGACTTATCACATTGTAGATAGGCCTTCAAAATTTTTAAAAGTTTCTAATTCTCAAGCATAAGTATTACTGCAACAAATTTTATTGCAAAATTTGGGTTTAATCTCGGCCAAAAGGCCGAAGGTATTAAGACTCTTTATGGCAGAACCACCAATCATAACATTCATACTCTTTAGTTCTTTTTTCAGCAGTCTCACAATCTGTTGCAGGCGGAATTATTACTCTATCTTTAATTAGTTCGTTTTCTGGCCAGTTAGCTGGAGTTGCAACACCTTCAGCATCACTTTTTTGAAGTGCTTTTACTGCTCTTACAATCTCAGAGATATTTCTTCCTATCTCTTGTGGATAGTAAAGAATTGTTCTAATAATACCTTCAGGGTCAATTATAAATACAGCTCTAACTGTATTTGTTCCTTTTCCTGGGTGAACCATTCCGATTTGTGCAGCAAGTGTATCAGTTGCAGCAATGATTGGAAACTCAATCTCTATATCTAATTTTTCTTTTATCCACTCAATCCATTTAATATGTGAAAATACTTGGTCAATTGATAATCCTATAAGCTGAGTATTTATCTCATCAAACTCTTTTTTGTGTTTTTGAAAGCTAACAAACTCTGTTGTACATACAGGTGTAAAATCTGCTGGATGACTAAAAAGCACAGTCCATTTACCTTTTAAATCCTCTGGTATTGTCATTTTCCCATGTGTTGTTTGAACTTCTATTGTAGGAAATTTATCTCCAAGTAGTGGCATTCCCATTTTACCCTCCTCTTTTTTAAATTGTTTTGTTGCAACTTCTAAAAACTCTTTTACAACATCTTCAAACTCTTTTTTTTGAATATTTGCTCTTTTTTTAATCTCTTCATACTGATCTTCAACAAGAGAGGCAATCTTTTTTGCAACATCTTTTTGACTTTCAACTATCTCTTCAACTCTTTTTTTAATATCCTCTTTCCAGCCCATTTTGCCTCCTTTAGCAATTTTATTTATAATATTTTATACTTTTTAAATCAATTTGTCTGCTACTTTAGTAGCAAAAAGATCTAAAACCACCTATTTAAGT
Coding sequences:
- a CDS encoding SufE family protein translates to MQKSMDEVLNEIKEDFELLGDPDAIVEYILELGKQNEMTLKPEEKNEQTLIKGCSSPAWMIEECKDGKVHFRVEGSSSLAKGMIPLLLKIFNDRTPDEILNFDPKKLFELGFDKILSPTRLQSMEAFLNRIYAFAKKCKEKSH
- the sufC gene encoding Fe-S cluster assembly ATPase SufC; translated protein: MIMMEIKNLHAKIGEKEILKGVNLELQKGKVHTIMGPNGAGKSTLSKTIVGHYDVEVTNGDIIYKGESILDLTPEERALRGIFMSFQNPVEVPGVTNAYFLRTAVNAKREYEGKEPLNPAEFLKMAREYAKLLGMKPEMLNRSLNEGFSGGEKKRNEILQMLMLDPDLIILDEIDSGLDIDALKAVSEGINKIKGPDKTFLIITHYSRILDYVEPDFVHVMMDGKVVKTGDFSLVKELEKEGYKIIEEAK
- a CDS encoding peroxiredoxin — its product is MGMPLLGDKFPTIEVQTTHGKMTIPEDLKGKWTVLFSHPADFTPVCTTEFVSFQKHKKEFDEINTQLIGLSIDQVFSHIKWIEWIKEKLDIEIEFPIIAATDTLAAQIGMVHPGKGTNTVRAVFIIDPEGIIRTILYYPQEIGRNISEIVRAVKALQKSDAEGVATPANWPENELIKDRVIIPPATDCETAEKRTKEYECYDWWFCHKES
- a CDS encoding SufD family Fe-S cluster assembly protein; translated protein: MKVALSKMDIGSILDLSNKEKTKTTSAVALSSLGVNFKKSEHYRYFNLFYLLSNEFEIYSPITSTIKEGDLIIEDGAIVSAPKDLKVNIVDEIDICKNHFDQIYYINHLLSQKIIKIDVDKDMVLNLKHIFLQNEKLLPYRINLNIKNGAKVTLYEDFEDRLNSGLIFYGWDINIEDKSYLEFIRVQDEFEKSYNMVASHFINVEDEAKFDIKSFDIGEGKICHNLKIDIHKDSICDAKHLVYTDNNAIRANNIKISHIKENAKTNQEARHVLKDRSTAIFDALIKVETKAKGAIAHQNNKSILLNDKAYMVSKPQLEIYIDELEASHGSTTGQIDPEELFYIRARGIRENEARKMIVLGFMKEVINSIKDEKKQNEIYKRFEEIYNRDTK
- a CDS encoding iron-sulfur cluster assembly protein, with the protein product MDLKKIKEQIIEELKKIYDPEIPVNIYDLGLIYDIDCKEGDHGAKCKIDMTLTSAFCPAAESIVELVKNIKNKVEGIEDLEVNLVFNPPWDKSKMSDEAKLQLGML
- the sufB gene encoding Fe-S cluster assembly protein SufB; protein product: MSSEEKKIQEVVSKEYDIGFTVDIEEETAPPGLNEDIIVFLSKKKGEPDWMTNMRLQAYHIWQKMEEPHWAHLKYEPIDYQSISYYAAPKKKPKSLDEVDPEILRAYEKLGIPLEEQKALAGVAVDAVFDSVSVATTFKEKLHEMGIIFCSISEAIRDYPELVQKYMFSVVPMSDNFFAALNSAVFTDGTFVYIPKGVRCPLELSTYFRINAQNTGQFERTLIIADEGSYVSYNEGCSAPMRDENQLHAAVVELIALDNAEIKYSTIQNWYPGDEEGRGGIYNFVTKRGLCAGKNSKISWTQVETGSAITWKYPSCVLKGDNSVGEFYSVAITTKAQQADTGTKMIHIGKNTSSTIISKGISAMKGQNSYRGLVKIQSSAQNARNYSECDSLLIGDRCGAHTFPYLESKNASATIEHEATTSKISDEQLFYLRQRGISEEDAVSMIVHGFCKEVLANLPMEFAAEAKDLLNLTLEGSVG